TTACAGACAAATGCAAGATGTATTTCATTCGGACAGACCTCAAATTTCAGATTTCAGCTTGTCCGCACGAGCAATCGGTTTGGCAAAAGACTCTTTTGCGCTGCAATTGCTGATCTGGGTTTATGAGACCCGCGATCGACACCGTTCCTGAATCTTGATTCTTGATTCTTGAATCAAAAACGTTTTGGACAGCATTGTCTCCATAAACCAAATTCAAGGCCATCTTCTAGTAGATCGCGTCTTTGCCGTTTGCGACGAAAGCGATAGAGTATTGATGATGAAGGTTCGGATTCCGATTCTTGTTCTTTTGGCCCTATTGACCGTCTCCGGCACATTCGGGCAGACCAATCCACTGAGCGCGGCCGGCCGGTTTCGCGCCGGTTGGCGGAGCGTTACGGTTACCCGCCCGAACAACACGACTTTCACGGCCCGGCTTTTCTATCCCGCAACGACAAACGGACAGAACGCGACTTACGATCCGTCCGGCGGGCCATATCCGGCGATCACGTTCGGTCACGGATTTTTCCAGGCCGTTTCGAATTATCAATCGACTCTCGAACATCTCGCGACCCACGGCTATTTCGTCATCGCCTCCGATTCCGAAGGCGGATTGTTGCCGAGCCATCAGAATTTCGCCAACGATCTGAGACAGTCTCTGACATATCTTGAATCGGAAAACTCGAATTCGGCATCGACGCTCTTCAATCAGATCCAGACTTCGAGATTCGGCGCATCGGGACATTCGATGGGCGGCGGCGCGAGCATTCTCGCCGCTTCGCAGGACCCGCGGATCAAGGCGCTGGCGAATCTCGCCGCCGCAGAAACGAATCCGTCGGCGGTGAATGCGATGCCGTCGGTGACTGTTCCGGCATCGCTCATCTCGGCGAGTTCCGATACGATCGTGCCCGTCGCGTCGAACGGTCAGTTGATGTTCAACGCCGGACCGCCGCCAAAACTGCTGCCGGTAATCCAGGGCGGCTGGCATTGCGGATTCATCGACGCCAACGGATTCGGCTGTGATTCCGGGACGATCGCGCGCTCCGAACAGCTTGCCGAAACACGACGACTTCTGACCTCGTTTTTCAATCTCTATTTGAAAAGCGACGAAACGGTCTGGAAGCAAGTCTGGGGCAACGAACTCAACAATTCTTTGGTTCAGTCGCAGACGCGTTCGGGAATTGAACTTTCGCCGTCGTCGATCACCGTGGCCGCTCCCGTCGGCGTCTTAACGACGATCCCGATAACCGTCACGAATCGCGGGGCTTCGGCGGCGAGTTTCACTATCTTCATCGAACAACGCCGCTGGCTCGGCATTGCGAATCCGGCGCAAACGGCTCTGCTCTCACCGAATCAATCGACGGTCGTCAATCTGGCGGTCCGACGTCTCTGGAAAACGCCGCGGATGCTCAACTCTCTGATCGTTTCGGCGCGCAGCAATTCCGATAATCTGACCCGCAGCCTGGCTACGATAACACTCGAATGAAAGCGAAATTTCCAATTTCAGCCCTGCTCATCGCGCTGATCTGCATTTCGGTACCGGCTCAGGACCCGGCAATCCAGATTCGACAGGCCGTAGAAACCCGCGACAACCAAACCGCCATCGCGGAACTCGAATCGCTCCGCCGCACGGACCGCAAACTGTTCGAACTCAATAATTACGACTATCTTCTCGGGCGCCTGCAGGAACGCCGCGGCGATGCGTCGGCCGCCGCCGCGAGTTTCCAGAGAGTCGTCGCGCGCGGTTCGATCCTGAAGCCGTACGCGCTCTGGCATCTTTCGCGCATCGCGAGCGCGAGCGGAAATCTTATCCTCGAGCGCCTCTATCTTCAGGAACTTTTGACGATCGCGCCCGAGAGTCTATCGGCCGAAGCCGCCTCGATCAGACTCGCGCGCAGTCTGTTTGAAAGCGAGGACTACGACGGCGCCGCAAGACAGCTCGCCCGCGCCGGGGGCGCCGGAACGCCGAACCTCAAGACCGATCCGCGCGCGCGGGAGAATCTCGTTCTGCTCGGTGAAGCGCTTTTTCGGAGCGGCAAGGCAGGCGAAGCCCGCGAGGCATTTCTCAAACTCGTCGACAATCTTCCGAATCCGGCGCAGCCCGACGACTTCGCGCTTGCCGGCGCCATCGGGCTCGATCGGCTTGACGCCGGTGAGAATTTCGGCAGATCGGCCCCTGGACTTGCCGACCATCTGCATCTGCAGCGCGCCATCATTTACCAGTTCAACCGCGATTTCGCCGACGCGCGCCTTCACTATCGCGCGATCATCGAACGCTACCCGGAAAGCGGGAATGTCCCCGACGCGCTCTTCCAGATCGGCCGCGGTTACGCGCAAAGCGCAAACTATCGCGAAGCGCTAATCTGGTTCGAACGGTTGCTCGAGAAGTTCCCCGATCATCCGGTCGCGAAGGACGCGCTGAATCAGTCGGCCTCCGCCTACGCCCGGCTTGGGGATTCGAAAAAGGCCGTCGAACGCTATCGGGCGTTCATCGACAAGTTTCCGAACGACGAACGGATCGAGCGCGGTTATCTCAACATCGTCGACGTCCTGCGTGACGCGAACGACGAAAAAGGCGCGCTTGATTGGGCCGCGAAAACGCAAGAGGTCTTCCGCGGAAAACCGCCCGAAGCGATAGCGCTCTTCGCGCAACTGCGAATTCGCATCGCGGCAGGCGATTGGCCCAATGCCCTGATCGATGCCGAAAAACTGCTGACCTTCGGCGATCTTGGCGGCACGCGAGTTCCCGGCGGAACGAATGTTGCCGAGATCACCTTCCTGAAGGGACTGATCCTCGAGAATCTTCAGCGATTTTCCGAATCGATCGACATTTATCTGTCGATTCCGGACGGCCGAAGCGAATACTACGGCTGGCGGGCGACGGAGCGTATGCGCGCGCTCGCCGCCGATCCCGCGTCCAAACGGTTCACCGAGACGAAGACCGGTCAGCTTCGCGCGGCTTCGAATCAAACGATAACGGCGGAAAACGCCGACGCCGTCCGCAGATCCGCACAGTCGTTGTACCGGCTGACGAACGACCGGAACCTGCTTGAGACAATCCGGGCAACCTACGGATTGATCGATAGTTACCGGCAGATACCGACGTTCAAACTGCTGGAATTGGGACGACGCGATTTGCTGAAGTCGTCCAAGGACGGTACCGTCGCGGGCGAACTTCTGTTTCTGGGTCTTTACGACGAGGGCGCGCCCGAGTTGGAAAAGAGTCTCGCGGGCCAAAACCCGAATCCAAGTTCCGACGATGTCAAGTTCACGCTCGCGGTTCTCTACAAACGCGGCGACACGGCGAATCGATCGGTCGCCTTCATCGAGCCGCTTTGGCGCAAGGTTCCTTCCGACTTCCAGATCGAACTGATTCCGGTCGATCAGGCGGAACTGCTCTACCCGGCGCCGTATGCCGAATCGCTTCTCAGGTCCGCCACGCCGCGCGGCGTCGACCCGCGTTACGTTCTCTCGATAATGCGTCAGGAATCCCGTTATCGAGCCGACGTCAAATCCGTTGCCGCCGCGCGTGGGCTGATGCAGTTCATCTCGACGACGTCGAATCAGATCGCGGCCGAACTCGGCCGAAAGAGCTTTCGTCAGGACGAGCTTTACGACCCGCCGACGGCCATCCTGTTCGGCTCGCAGTATCTCGCGAATATCTACAAGCTCTTTCCCGGCGAGCACGCGGCGGTCGCGGCGAGCTACAACGGAGGCGAGGACAATATGAAACGCTGGATGGCCCGTTCGCGTACCGAACTTCCCGACCGATACGTTCCGGAGATCATTTTTTCGCAGTCAAAGGACTACGTTTACAAGGTTCTCGCGAATTACCGGGTCTATCAGTTCTTATACGACGAACGGCTTCGCCGGCGAGACGCCCCTAAACCCCAATAATGCGGATTGAGCAGGGGGGGAAAAGCGCGGAGCGCGCGCCGCGCCGGCCGGGAGGGGGGGGGGGGGAAAATCCCGGCCCCCCCAACCCCGCCGCCACCCCCCCCCCCCCCCCCCGGGCCCCCCGGGGGCCCGGGGGGGCCCCGAAAACCCCCCCAACCGCGCCCCGGGGGCCGCCGGGGGGCCCCCCCCCCCCCCCCCCCCCCCCCCCGGGGGGGGTTGCGGGGGGGGGGGATTCGGGGAGTGGGGGGGGGGGGGGGGGGGGGGGGGGGGGGGGGGGGGGGGGGGGGGGGGGAAAAAGGGGGGGGGGGGGGGCGGGAAAGGGGGGGGGGGCCCCGGCGGGGGGGCGGGGGGGGGGGGGGGGGGCCCGGGGGGGGGGGGGGGAAGGGGGGGGGGGGGGGGGGGGGGGGAGGAGGGGGGGGGGGGGGGGGGGGGGGGGGGGGGGGGGGGGGGGGGGGGGGGCGGCCCGCCGGGGCGGGGCGGGCCCCCCCGGGGAGGGGGGGGGGAAAAGAGGGAAAAAGAGGGGAGGGGGAAAAAAAAGGGGGGGGGGGGAATCCGGGGGGGTGTATGACAAAATAGGGTGTTAAGCGTCGTCAGCCCGGCAAAATAAACTGTTTACCGCCCACCTCTCGAAAAGTTATAATTTTAGTGTCGAAATCATCCGCTCCTCTCCCCAAGGATGCGGAATTCCTCGGTATAGACAGGGTCCCAATGTTTTTCGCAGGCCAGCAATTCGGCAGATACACATTGGTCAAGCAGATCGGTAAGGGCGCTTACGGTGAAGTTTGGCTGGCGATGCGCCACGCCAAATTCGTGACGACCAAGGTCGCCGTTAAACTCCCGAACACCGATCAGATCGATTTCGACGCGATCCGCCAGGAAGCGATCCTTTGGGAACAGGCGAGCGGTCATCCAAACGTCCTGCCGATCATCGAGGCCGACGAATTCGACGGCCAGGTCGTGATCGTCAGCGAGTATGCTTCCGACGGAACGCTCGACGACATTCTCGGACGAAACGGCAAACTTCCGCTTCGAAAAACCGTCGAACTTGCGCTCGGGATCGCCCACGGACTTGAGTTTCTGCATTCGCGCCGCATCGTCCATCGCGACGTCAAGCCCGCCAACGTGCTGCTTCAGGGCGACACGCCGCGACTTACGGACTTCGGAATGTCACGCGTCGTTTTGAGCAATTCCATCAGTATGCAGGTCAGCGGAACGCCTTACTATATGGCACCCGAAGCGTTCCGCCGAAAGCGCGACCGTCAGTCGGACATCTGGTCATTCGGCGTCGTACTCTACGAAATGCTGACCGGCGAGATGCCTTTTCCCGGAGACGAGGTCGATGAGATCTGTCAGGCCGTGCTCAACGACAAACCTCTCCCGTTGCCGAAAACCGTCCCGCGCGAACTTCGAAGCATCATCCTCAGGGCGCTTGAAAAATCGCCCGCAGATCGCTATCAGTCCGTTTCCGAGATGCGGGAGGATCTTCAGAATCTGGTTCCGAAGCTTTCCGAATACGAGACGCACGGCGAGCCGTTCGCGAATGAAACCGAAACGCCGGTCGCAGTTCCGGAACGAAAGGCGAAACACTCGTTCTTCAATCATTCGCAGTTGGTGCCGGAACATTCGGGCCGGGGTTGGATGACGCGTCTGTTGTCGATGAAATTGCTGATCTTGCTGATTCTGACGATCGGATTCGCCGCGACTGCCGGGGTTTATTTTATGAGCCGTCCGCATCCCGTTCCGTTCCGAAAAGGCGACAAGTTCGGCTTCAGCACCTGGGAAAAGCAGACTGTTGTCGAACCGCGCTACGATCTCGCCCGACCGTTCACATACAACCGCGCGCTCGTCGGAATCGGAACCTATAACGGAAGCGGCGAGTTTCAAGGCAAGTTCGGATTTGTTGACCCTCAAGGCCGCGAGGTAATCGCGCCCGAATACGACGACGCCGAGAGTTTTTCCGAGAAACTCGCGAAAGTTGGGCGATTTACGGCCTCCACTTCGGACCGGCGTTACGGCTATATCGATCAGTCCGGAAACATTGTCGTGCCGTTCACATTCGAGGCCGCACACGGATTTTCGGAATCGCTTGCCGCGGTTCGTTTTCAAGGGAAATGGGGCTTTATTGATACCAATTCCGGAACGGTTGTGCCGTTTGACTATGACGGGGCGCAGAGTTTTTCCGGCGGTTACGCCGTCGTCGAACGCGCCGGAAAGTTCGGATACGTCGACAAGAAGGGCGCGCTGGTGATTCAGCCGGCGTTCGATTTCGCGGGAAACTTCTCTGCCGGCAAGGCGCCCGTGAAGAAGGACGGGCGGGCGTTTTTCATCGACACTTCGGGCCGCGAGGTATTGAGCGCGGATTATTCGAGCGCAGCGCAGTTTTCCGAAGGTTTCGCAATGGTCACCTCGGGCGGAAAGTCGGGGTTCATCGATCAGAAGGGCGAAGTCGCGGTCCCGTTCATTTACGAATGCGAATCGTCACGCTTTTCAGAAGGATTGGCGGCGGTACCGCTCAACGGACGATTCGGCTACATCAACCGTTATGGAACGCTGGTGATTCCTTTTCGCTTCCGCGACGCGGCGCCGTTCAACGGCAATCTGGCCCGCGTCCGCTCGGCCGCGGACGGTCGCGAGTTCTATATTTCGTTTGACGGCACGGAGTTTTTCGCTCCGTAATCGCAGACGTTTGAATTAGCTTTTCGAATTAGGCAGAATGATTGGTATGCGCTACATCATTCTGCTTTTTTCCGTTTCGCTATTGTTTTCCGCGTGCCAAAAACCGGCGCCGCAAAAATCCGATCCGGCCAATCAAAAACGCTACAAGCTTACCGGAAAGGTTATCGCCGTCGACCGCGCGAAGAAGAAGGCGACGATCGAACACGACGAGATCAAGGACTATATGAAGGCGATGACGATGGATTTTCCGATCCACGCCGACTGGGTTTGGGACGATCTCAAGCCGGGCGCCGAGGTCCGCGCCGAATTGGTGGTCGACGAAACCGCGCCGGAACCATACTGGCTCGAGAACATCGGCATCATTTCGGCCCCGAACCCGGACGCGCCGGTTCCGGTCGATGACCGTTTCGCCTCGGTCGGGAAAGAGGTCATCGATTTCACGCTTACCAATCAGGACGGCAAAAAGGTCTCGTCGCGCGATTTCCGCGGCAAGGCGTGGGCGATCACGTTCATCTACGCGCAATGTCCCCTGCCCGACTACTGCATCCGGATGTCAACCAACTTTTCGGACGCGGCGCATCAGATCAAGGATTCGGAGTTCAAAGACAAGATCGCGTTGCTCAGCGTCTCGTTCGATCCCGAACGCGACACGCCGGAGAAGCTCCGGCAATATGGCCAGGGTTATCTCGGCAAGGATGCAAAACCGGACTTCAGCGTCTGGCAGCTCGCCGTTGGAACCGACAAGGAGATCCGTCCGGTCGCGGACTTTTTCGGCTTGCGTTACGAGGTCGACGCGAACGACAAAACGCAGTTCAACCACTCGCTTCGAACCGCATTGATCGGCCCCGACGGCAAGGTCGTCAAGGTCCTCTCGGGCAACGACTGGACCCCGGCGGACCTCCTGAGAGAACTCCGCGCGACGCTTGAAAAACAATGACCTCGTAGGACCAAATCGTTTTGCAAGGCTTAGAATTGTGACCGCCGATAGACTCGCATCATCGGCGGTTTTGCATCTCCGTCTTGAACGTCTTTGATTCAGCAATGGTGCCGATTCCACGAACCGACTGCTCGGTCGTAATTCGTAATTCAAGGAACCATTTACTTCTTCCAGCGTGCGGAGCACGCGAACTTGCGATAGCACCACGTGAAGCGGAGCGGAACGTGGTGACCCGTCGCGCCGACTTCCAAAGCGTGTGCAACACGCGTAACTCTCGTTGTTGCAACAGGTCCGCGTGTTCCACACGCTCATTTGAGTTAGTCGCGTACGACACCACGTTCCGCTCCGCTACACGTGGTGCTATCGTCCGTGCGTGTGCTCCGCACACTGAATCGATTTTTCCGACAGGCTCCAAGGCAAAGGCTGGTGTCGGCGAACTTTCCGAGTGGCGGACGCTCTGAAATCTGAAGTCTGAAATTTGAGATCTCAAGCCCAGCCACGCGCGACAATTCCTCAGAAACCAAGGATTCTTTTCGAAATCTCAGGAATTTGGCACTTGCAGTCGCGCAGTTTCAAATACATCTGGTTTTGCGGGCCACGTTTTGGACATCATCGGCGGTTTTGCATTAATCTTGTTAACTAATCCCCCGAAATTTTATTAGACTTTCTGTTACTTTCGATCGTCTAAAAATCGCATCAGATTTTCCGAAATCTTAATATTCCTTAGGAGAAAACTTATGAAGCGAAAAGTTCTTCCCGAATTTCGAATTTGGAGGACGCTTTTTGTCGTTTTCGCATTTTGTCTCGCATCCGTTGCGCCATTCTATTTCGGCGACCAAAGCGAGGCGCAAACGACATCAACCGGAACACTCCTTGTCGCGCCGCTGAGCGGTCCGACGGCCAACACCACAACGCCTGGACCGCGCGGCCTCGGCAGATACTTTGTTGACCCAGCCAACAACCGGGTCTTCGAAACCGAAGTGACCGCGGTCAATCTTCCGGTCGACACGATGCTCGGAGTTTTCGTCGACAACGCACTCGTCGGCCGAATTCGCGTTAGCGCGCTCCATAACGGACTGCTTCGACTCAGCACCGTCGCCGGCGACACCGTCCCGATGGTGACCGTCGGCTCAAGGCTCGCCGTTCGCAACGATTTGACGACGATCCTTGCCGGAACGTTCGCGCCGCCGCCGACCCCTTCGCCGACCTTGAGTCCGCAGCCGACGCCGAACGTGGCTTTCTTTGCCCAGCTTAACGGACCGATCACAACAACCGGTACGATGCCGCGCGGCTTGGCCCAGTATGCCGAATTCGGCACGGCCAAGCGCCTAACGGTCTTCGTCAATCAGATCAGGCTTCCGGGCGGAACCGTGCTTGACGTGCTGGTCAACGGCGCAAGCGTTGGGACGATCACGCTGAACAACGTCGGCGAGGGGGTTCTCCGGCTCGACACGAACAACGGCGGCAGCGTCCCGACGATCGTCGCCGGAGACACGGCAACGGTCAAAAACGGTAACGTCACGATACTTGGCGGCGTTTTCCGCGCCTCCGTGACGCCTTCGCCAACGCCGACGCGCACTCCGCCGCCACCGCGCCCGAACCGCGCCTTTGCGGGTCACCTGGGTGGCCGGCAGGTCGTGCCGCCGGTAACGACCGATGCCCGCGGCGTCATATTCGTCGTTCTCAATGAACCGGAAACCAAGATCAATGTCTTCTGCGGTTTCTACGGACTCTCGAGCGCTCAAACGAGCGCCAAGATCTACGGTCCGGCGATGGCCGGCGAGACGGGTCCGGAGTTGTTCGATATCGGAGCGATCGGCGGAACGATGGGCCGGTTCCCGATGAAGACGTTCGACGTAACCGCGGAACAGGTCACGCAACTGCGACACGGATTGCTCTACGTTCAAATCGGTTCGGTCGACAATCCGACCGGCGAGATCCGCGGGCAGATCCGCAGCCGGACGCGTCCGAGCAATTTCCTCGGCGCTGAAACGGAAGACATCGCGGTCTTTCGTCCGTCGAACGGCATTTGGTACGTCAAGGAAGGAACCGGTTATTCGGAGCAAATCCTCGGCGGTGCGGGCGACGTTCCGGTTTCGGGCGATTTCGACGGCGACGGCAAGACCGATTATGCAGTCTTCAGCAATGGAAACTGGACGATCCGTCGCAGTTCCGATGGCGGTCAGACAAGCCGTCAATTCGGTCTCGCGGGCGACGTTCCGACGCGCGGCGACTATGACGGCGACGGCGACAGCGATCTCGCGGTGTTCCGTCCGTCGAACGGCACCTGGTACGTCGAAAAGAGCAACGGAACGGGTTACACGATCATCCGCTTCGGACTTGCCGGCGACATTCCGGTCGCGTCCGATATGGATGGCGACGGCAGGACGGATATGACCGTCTTCCGTCCGTCGACTGGTACATGGTACTGGACGCGCAGCGGCAAGGGCGACACACAGGCATCCCAATTCGGAACCGCCGGCGATATTCCGATCGCGGGTGATATCGACGGCGACGGCGCGTCGGATCTTGCGGTCTATCGTCCATCGACCGGCGTTTGGTACGCCTGGCGCAGTTCTGACGGCACGTTCGACATTCGGCAGTTCGGTCTCAGTGAAGACGTTCCTGTCGCGGGCAACTACGATGGTGACGGCATTACCGACATCGCCGTGTTCCGTCCGTCGACCGGCACGTGGTACATCTGGCGCAGTTCTGACGGCACCTACGACACCAAATTCTTCGGCGTCGAAGGAGATGTCCCGACGACTAAAAACTAAACCTTTCGGATCGAACTTGAATTTTTGATCCGATAAGGGCATTTATAGAAAGCAGCGGGCGAAACGCAAATCGCCTGCTGCTTTTTGTTTAGAGACGTGAAAGAAACGAACAACGAATTCAATGCGAAGACTCTTGCGCGCGACGACGCCGAACTGGTTCGCGCGTGCCGCGGCGGCGACGAAGCGGCGTGGAACGAACTCGTCGAGCGCTACCAGCGGCTGATCATCACGATCCCGCGCCGCGCCGGCCTCAGCGAAGAACAAGCGTCTGACGTTTTTCAGGAGGTTTTTATGACGCTGTTCGAGAAACTCGACGAGATCGAACAGCCCGACCGCATCCGTTCGTGGATGGTGACGACCGCCAAGTTCAAAACCTGGGGAATCGTCCGCGGCGAAAAAGGCCACTATACGCCCGAAACCGAAGAGGAAATGGAACTCGAGATGGCGAATCTGAAGGACTCGTCACCGCTCGCCGACGAAATGCTGATCGAGTCCGAGCAGCAGCATCTGATCCGCACCGCGCTCAGGAAGCTCGAAGAGCGCTGTCAGAAGATCCTTTCGATGATTTATCTTCGCGACACGGCCGCGAGCTATGTCGAGGTCGCCAAAGAGATCGGGGTCGGCGAAACAAGCATCAGCCCGATGCGCGCGCGCTGTTTGCAAAAACTGGCGAAGATCTTGGGGTAGTGAATAGTGCAGAGTGCATAGTGCAGAGTGCATACTGACCTGTCGGACGACCCTGTACTCTCAACTCTGCACTTTGCACTCTGCACTCTGCACTCTGCACTTTTTTCCGTCTCTTGTCTTTTTCCCCCGATTGCGCGCACTGTCGCTAGTGAGAGGGCGTTTGAGCGATGAACATAACAAGCTTTATGAACAACGAAAATCTGATCGACAAGATCGTATATCTGATGCAGAACGATGATTCAGCCGATGCGCCGGCGGATTCGGTCAAATGGGCAAAGAACATCTTCCGGACCCGCGCCGTTGAGCCGCGCCGGTCCTTTGTACAGAAGATCGTCGCGGTCCTTCAAATGGATCTCGCACCGAACAAGGCGGCCTTCGGAGAACGTTCGGCGTCGGCCGCCGCTGCCCGGCAGATGCTCTTCGGCGCCGGAGACAATTCGATCGATCTGCGAATCGCCGAATCGGGCAAGACGTTCTCGATCGCCGGACAGATCCTCGGCCCCGGCTTCGAATCAGCCGTCGTGACGCTTGAGAGTCCGGAACTGGCGATCAACGCCGAAACGAACGAATTGAGCGAGTTCAAGTTCCCCAAAATCGGCAAAGGAATCTATCGCCTGACCGCAAAGGGCGTAGCGAAAGAGATCATCATCGACGGAATCGAGGTCGGTTAGTGTTTCTTCTTCGGGGGTAGAAGAAACATGAACGAGGGCGGAAAGACTCTTTACGGGTCTTTTCGCTTTTTTTCGCGACTTTTCTTGCCGCAAACATAAGTTACAATAGCGTTTATGCCCAACCGACGTACCGCCGAACTGCTCGTCTCCGCGACCTCGGTCCGCGAACGGCGACGCATCGTCGACAAACTCAATGCCGCATCGGCGCGCGACGTGACGGCCAATCTTCGCGCTATCTGCTACGAAACGTGGACTTCAGAACCTTTGAAGGCGCGCCGTGCCGCGGTCGCGATCGACTCGTTGGCCGATTCATTTCCCGATGACCTCATCCGCGCGAATGGCCGTTGGGTCGCGGGGATCGCGGCGATCACGCGCGGCCGGTTCGAGGTGGCGATCACGAATCTCGACGGCGCGGCGAAGATCTTCCGCCGCCTTGGCAACCGAGCCGAAGCCGCCAACACGCAGGTCGCGAAGCTGATCGCGCTGGCGCTTGTCGGCCGTTATGAAGACGCCGTCAAGGTCGGCCGTTCGGCGCTCAAGACCTTTATCGAACTGGGCGACGATCTCGCGGCCGGAAAGATCGAGATGAACCTCAGCAATATTGTCTCCCGGCGCGAGAAACACCGCGACGCCGAAAAGTTCTGCCTCTCGGCCCTCGCGCGATTCCGCAAGTGCGGAGCCGTTACTTGGGAAACAATGGCGCTGAACGATCTCGCGAACACTTATTCCGAAATGAATGACTTTCGGCACGCCGAAGACTTCTATGAACAGGCCTTG
This genomic window from Acidobacteriota bacterium contains:
- a CDS encoding WG repeat-containing protein, which translates into the protein MFFAGQQFGRYTLVKQIGKGAYGEVWLAMRHAKFVTTKVAVKLPNTDQIDFDAIRQEAILWEQASGHPNVLPIIEADEFDGQVVIVSEYASDGTLDDILGRNGKLPLRKTVELALGIAHGLEFLHSRRIVHRDVKPANVLLQGDTPRLTDFGMSRVVLSNSISMQVSGTPYYMAPEAFRRKRDRQSDIWSFGVVLYEMLTGEMPFPGDEVDEICQAVLNDKPLPLPKTVPRELRSIILRALEKSPADRYQSVSEMREDLQNLVPKLSEYETHGEPFANETETPVAVPERKAKHSFFNHSQLVPEHSGRGWMTRLLSMKLLILLILTIGFAATAGVYFMSRPHPVPFRKGDKFGFSTWEKQTVVEPRYDLARPFTYNRALVGIGTYNGSGEFQGKFGFVDPQGREVIAPEYDDAESFSEKLAKVGRFTASTSDRRYGYIDQSGNIVVPFTFEAAHGFSESLAAVRFQGKWGFIDTNSGTVVPFDYDGAQSFSGGYAVVERAGKFGYVDKKGALVIQPAFDFAGNFSAGKAPVKKDGRAFFIDTSGREVLSADYSSAAQFSEGFAMVTSGGKSGFIDQKGEVAVPFIYECESSRFSEGLAAVPLNGRFGYINRYGTLVIPFRFRDAAPFNGNLARVRSAADGREFYISFDGTEFFAP
- a CDS encoding alpha/beta hydrolase produces the protein MMKVRIPILVLLALLTVSGTFGQTNPLSAAGRFRAGWRSVTVTRPNNTTFTARLFYPATTNGQNATYDPSGGPYPAITFGHGFFQAVSNYQSTLEHLATHGYFVIASDSEGGLLPSHQNFANDLRQSLTYLESENSNSASTLFNQIQTSRFGASGHSMGGGASILAASQDPRIKALANLAAAETNPSAVNAMPSVTVPASLISASSDTIVPVASNGQLMFNAGPPPKLLPVIQGGWHCGFIDANGFGCDSGTIARSEQLAETRRLLTSFFNLYLKSDETVWKQVWGNELNNSLVQSQTRSGIELSPSSITVAAPVGVLTTIPITVTNRGASAASFTIFIEQRRWLGIANPAQTALLSPNQSTVVNLAVRRLWKTPRMLNSLIVSARSNSDNLTRSLATITLE
- a CDS encoding SCO family protein; translation: MRYIILLFSVSLLFSACQKPAPQKSDPANQKRYKLTGKVIAVDRAKKKATIEHDEIKDYMKAMTMDFPIHADWVWDDLKPGAEVRAELVVDETAPEPYWLENIGIISAPNPDAPVPVDDRFASVGKEVIDFTLTNQDGKKVSSRDFRGKAWAITFIYAQCPLPDYCIRMSTNFSDAAHQIKDSEFKDKIALLSVSFDPERDTPEKLRQYGQGYLGKDAKPDFSVWQLAVGTDKEIRPVADFFGLRYEVDANDKTQFNHSLRTALIGPDGKVVKVLSGNDWTPADLLRELRATLEKQ
- a CDS encoding sigma-70 family RNA polymerase sigma factor, giving the protein MKETNNEFNAKTLARDDAELVRACRGGDEAAWNELVERYQRLIITIPRRAGLSEEQASDVFQEVFMTLFEKLDEIEQPDRIRSWMVTTAKFKTWGIVRGEKGHYTPETEEEMELEMANLKDSSPLADEMLIESEQQHLIRTALRKLEERCQKILSMIYLRDTAASYVEVAKEIGVGETSISPMRARCLQKLAKILG
- a CDS encoding VCBS repeat-containing protein, translating into MKRKVLPEFRIWRTLFVVFAFCLASVAPFYFGDQSEAQTTSTGTLLVAPLSGPTANTTTPGPRGLGRYFVDPANNRVFETEVTAVNLPVDTMLGVFVDNALVGRIRVSALHNGLLRLSTVAGDTVPMVTVGSRLAVRNDLTTILAGTFAPPPTPSPTLSPQPTPNVAFFAQLNGPITTTGTMPRGLAQYAEFGTAKRLTVFVNQIRLPGGTVLDVLVNGASVGTITLNNVGEGVLRLDTNNGGSVPTIVAGDTATVKNGNVTILGGVFRASVTPSPTPTRTPPPPRPNRAFAGHLGGRQVVPPVTTDARGVIFVVLNEPETKINVFCGFYGLSSAQTSAKIYGPAMAGETGPELFDIGAIGGTMGRFPMKTFDVTAEQVTQLRHGLLYVQIGSVDNPTGEIRGQIRSRTRPSNFLGAETEDIAVFRPSNGIWYVKEGTGYSEQILGGAGDVPVSGDFDGDGKTDYAVFSNGNWTIRRSSDGGQTSRQFGLAGDVPTRGDYDGDGDSDLAVFRPSNGTWYVEKSNGTGYTIIRFGLAGDIPVASDMDGDGRTDMTVFRPSTGTWYWTRSGKGDTQASQFGTAGDIPIAGDIDGDGASDLAVYRPSTGVWYAWRSSDGTFDIRQFGLSEDVPVAGNYDGDGITDIAVFRPSTGTWYIWRSSDGTYDTKFFGVEGDVPTTKN
- a CDS encoding transglycosylase SLT domain-containing protein, which translates into the protein MKAKFPISALLIALICISVPAQDPAIQIRQAVETRDNQTAIAELESLRRTDRKLFELNNYDYLLGRLQERRGDASAAAASFQRVVARGSILKPYALWHLSRIASASGNLILERLYLQELLTIAPESLSAEAASIRLARSLFESEDYDGAARQLARAGGAGTPNLKTDPRARENLVLLGEALFRSGKAGEAREAFLKLVDNLPNPAQPDDFALAGAIGLDRLDAGENFGRSAPGLADHLHLQRAIIYQFNRDFADARLHYRAIIERYPESGNVPDALFQIGRGYAQSANYREALIWFERLLEKFPDHPVAKDALNQSASAYARLGDSKKAVERYRAFIDKFPNDERIERGYLNIVDVLRDANDEKGALDWAAKTQEVFRGKPPEAIALFAQLRIRIAAGDWPNALIDAEKLLTFGDLGGTRVPGGTNVAEITFLKGLILENLQRFSESIDIYLSIPDGRSEYYGWRATERMRALAADPASKRFTETKTGQLRAASNQTITAENADAVRRSAQSLYRLTNDRNLLETIRATYGLIDSYRQIPTFKLLELGRRDLLKSSKDGTVAGELLFLGLYDEGAPELEKSLAGQNPNPSSDDVKFTLAVLYKRGDTANRSVAFIEPLWRKVPSDFQIELIPVDQAELLYPAPYAESLLRSATPRGVDPRYVLSIMRQESRYRADVKSVAAARGLMQFISTTSNQIAAELGRKSFRQDELYDPPTAILFGSQYLANIYKLFPGEHAAVAASYNGGEDNMKRWMARSRTELPDRYVPEIIFSQSKDYVYKVLANYRVYQFLYDERLRRRDAPKPQ